The genomic region CGCGGGCACGTGCGCCTCGGTGCCGTCCCGGTCGACGTACCAGGCGCCCGCGTCGCCGAGGGTGAGCACGGCGCGGGGCACCAGGTCGAGCAGAGCGCGCGGTTCCTCCCGGCCCCGGCCGGTGAACGCCTGCGCCTCGCCCTCGTTGACGACAAGCAGATCGACGGCGGCGAGCAGTTCCGGCGGCAGAGCCCGGGCCGGTGCGGCGTTCAGGATGACCCGGGTGCCGGCGGCGCGGGCGGCCACAGCGGCGGCGGCCACGGTCTGCACCGGGATCTCCAGCTGGGCGACCAGGACGTCCGCCGCGCGTATCGCCGCGAGTTCGTCGTCGGTGAGACCGACAAGCGCGTCGTTGGCGCCGGGGGTCACCATGATGGCGTTCTCCCCCTGCGCGTTGACCATCACCAGCGCCACGCCGGACGCGCCGTAGACCACGCGCAGATGACTGGTGTCCACACCGGCCGCGGTGATCCGGGCCTTGAGGGTGACGCCGAAGGCATCCGAGCCGATGGCGCCGAGGAAGACACAGGAGGCGCCGGCCCGGACGGCGGCGACCGCCTGATTGGCACCCTTGCCGCCGGGCACCATCACGAAGTCGGTACCGAGCATTGTCTCGCCCGGCCGAGGTAGCGAGGGCGCCATCGCGACCAGGTCCATGTTGGCGCTGCCCACGACGACCACGCGGGTCTGCGACATGGTCACCCTCCCCGTCGGCTGCTCAGGCGGCGCGGGCGGTGTAGCGGTCGCCGGACCGCTCGACCACCAGCGGCAGACCGAAGGTCTTGGAGAGGTTGTCGCCGGTGAGCGTCTCGGCGAGCAGCCCCTGGGCGACCACCGCCCCTTCGCGCAGCAGCAGCGCGTGGGTGAACCCGGGCGGGATCTCCTCCACGTGGTGGGTGACGAGCACCATGGCCGGGGCGTCCGGGTCGTACGCCAGCTCGGCCAACCGGGCGACCAGGTCCTCACGCCCACCCAGGTCGAGCCCGGCGGCGGGTTCGTCGAGCAGCAGCAGCTCCGGGTCGGTCATCAGTGCCCGGGCGATCTGCACCCGCTTGCGTTCGCCCTCGGAGAGGGTGCCGTAGCGACGTTCGGCGAGGCCGCCGATGCCGAGCTGGCTGAGCAGCGCCCGTGCCCGCGCCTCGTCACCGCGGTCGTAGCTCTCCCGCCAGCGGCCGACGACCGACCAGGCGGCGGTCACCACGACGTCGCTTACCTGCTCGTCGGCGGGCACCCGCTCGGCGAGCGCCGCTGTGGAGAGCCCGATCCGGGTACGCAGCTCGTTGACGTCGGTGCGGCCGATCCGCTCGCCCAGGACGTGCGCGACGCCTGTGGTGGGGTGCAGTCGGCCGGCGGCGAGGTTGAGCAGTGTGGTCTTGCCCGCGCCGTTGGGGCCGAGCACCACCCAGCGCTCGTCCAGCTCGACGCGCCAGGTCAGGTCCTGCAACAGGGCGGTGCCGGAACGGCGTACGCCGACGCTGTCGAGGCTGACCACCAGATCCGGGTCCACGGGGGCGGCGGCAGGCGCGGCGCCGGCAGCGCCGGGGATCAGGTCACCAGTCACCTCTCCATCCAACCACGCAGCGTCGGGGTGCCCCCCACGGGCGGCGTCGCGGCCATAGGGTGAGCGCCGTGTCGTTGATCACCATCGCTGGAGGACGGCTCGTGCCAGGTCGAGGTTCGGAGCCGCGCGGATGAGCGCGGTCATCGAGATCGAGGGTCTGCGCAAGACCTTCCACAGCATGCGTAACGGCCGGCGGGTGGCGGTGGACGGGTTCGACCTGCTGGTCGAGGCGGGCCAGGTTCACGGCTTCCTGGGCCCGAACGGCTCCGGCAAGACGACCACCCTGCGTGCCCTGCTCGGGCTGGTACGCGCCGACAGCGGGGTGATGAAGGTGTTCGGCGAGCGGTCGCCGGAGCTGCTGCCCCGGGTGGCCGGGCGGGTCGGCGCGATAGTGGAGAGCCCGCAGTTCTTCGGCAACTTCACAGGGCACCGCACGCTGCGGCTGCTCGCCCGCGCGGGCGACGTGCCGATCTCGCGGGTGGACGAGGCCCTGGAGTTGGTGGGCCTGCGTGACCGTGGTGACGAGCGGGTCAAGGGTTACTCGCTGGGGATGAAGCAGCGCCTCGCGGTGGCGTCGGCGTTGTTGAAGGATCCCCAGCTGCTGATCCTGGACGAACCGGCGAACGGTCTGGACCCGGCGGGGATCCGGGAGATGCGGGACCTGATGCGGACGTTGGCGGCGGCCGGGGTGACAGTGCTGGTGTCCAGTCACATCCTGGGCGAGATCCAGCTGATCTGCGACCACGTCACGATCATCTCGCGGGGCCGGCGGGTGGCGGCGGGTCGGGTGGACGAGGTGCTGGCCGGCTACGACCGGCAGGAGTTCCTGGTCCGGGTGGCCGAGCCGGAGCGCGCCGCCGAGGTGTTGCAGGCGGTGGAGCTGACGGCGGCAGTGGACGGCGACGCGCTTGTGGTGAGCGGGGTGACCGATCCGACGATCGTCAGTCGGGCGCTCGGTGAGCAGGGGCTGTGGGTGGGTGAGCTGACTCCGCTGCGGCCGGATCTGGAGAGCGTCTTCCTGGAGCTGACCGGCGCCGGGCACACGTGGATGCCCCGGCAGGTCGACGGTTCGGAGTTGCCTGCCGACGACGAGGACCGCGCGATGATCGATCTCGACGTACGGGGAGTGGACTCGTGAACCTGGTCCGGGCCGAGTTGGAGCGGCTGGCCGCGCGCCGCTTCGTGCAGCTCATGGTCGTCCTGCTGGCGCTGGCGTTCGCCGTCACCGCGGCGACCACACTGGCCGGCTCACACAAGCCCAGCGCCGAGGAGATGGCCTCGGCGCGGACGCAGGCCATCGCCGCACGGCAGGGCATGGAGGCAGCGTTCCAGGAGTGCCTGGCCTGGAAGGACCGCACGGTCCCCCGCGACACCGGCGACTATCAACCCGCCGACTGCTCGGAGATCGACCCGGCCCGGCAGGACCGGTTGCCTATCGCTTCGGACTATCTGCGCGGGGTGTTCAGCTTCGCCCAGCAGGCTCGCCCGCTGTTGTACTTCCTCATCGCGTTCCTGGCGATGTTCGGGTTCCTGGTCGGCGCCTCGTACATCGGCGCGGACCTGAACTCCGGCGGGGTGGTGAACCTGCTGCTGTGGCGACCACGCCGGCTCACTGTGCTCGCCGCCAAGCTCGGCACCCTGCTCGGCGTGGTGCTGGCGTTGTCGGTGGTGGCCTCGCTGGTCTACCTGGCCACGTTCTGGGTGATCGGTCAGGCGGCAGGGCTGGCCGGCCAGCCCGACGGGGAGTTCTGGCGGTCGCTGGGCGCCGTCCACGGCCGCGGTCTGGTGCTGGTGTTGCTGACCACCGCCCTGGGCTTCGCCATCGCGACGCTGGGCCGGCACACGTCGGCGGCGCTCGGTGCCGTCGCCGCGTACGCCGTGGTGTGGGAGTTGGGCGCCCGGGTGGTGATGGAGATCGTGGACGCCCGGCGGCCGGACCAGCTGATGCTCTCCAGTCACATCGGGGCGTGGCTCACCGGCGAGGCACGGTTCTGGGATCCGCAGCTCTGTTACAACTCGACGGGCGCCTTCTGCGACGGCCTCTACACGCTGACCTGGCGGCCTGCGCTGGCGGTGCTGCTTCTGCTCACCGGCGCGTTGACAGCGGCGGCGTTCGCCGTGTTCCGCCGCCGCGACCTGGTCTGAGGCGGGCCACCCCCGCCAGCCGCCCGCGCGGACGGCCAGGGCCGGCCGCCGCTGCCGGACTTCCCCGGTCGTGGCCGCCCGCGCGGGCGGCCACGACCGGGCGGCAAGAGCTTGCAGTACGGCCGCCAGCGGTGAAATATTCCTTCACATGACCGCCAGGGCGGGATCAGCCGACGGTGGAGCCGAACACCTCGTCGCGGACGGCGTCCAGTGCGGTGCGCAGCGCGCCGCGCAGGATCGGCTCCTCGGTGAGCCCCGTGGGCACCACCCGTGGCCGCACCAGGGTGATGGCCGCGACCTCGCGCTGCACCCGCTCGGCGAGCGCTTCCCCGCCGGCCTGGCCGACCTCACCGGCGAGCACCAC from Micromonospora profundi harbors:
- a CDS encoding ribokinase — its product is MSQTRVVVVGSANMDLVAMAPSLPRPGETMLGTDFVMVPGGKGANQAVAAVRAGASCVFLGAIGSDAFGVTLKARITAAGVDTSHLRVVYGASGVALVMVNAQGENAIMVTPGANDALVGLTDDELAAIRAADVLVAQLEIPVQTVAAAAVAARAAGTRVILNAAPARALPPELLAAVDLLVVNEGEAQAFTGRGREEPRALLDLVPRAVLTLGDAGAWYVDRDGTEAHVPAVPVDVVDSTAAGDAFTAALAVGWGEGRDVVDAVRWASAAGAACVRKLGASVALPRRAEIDELYAPG
- a CDS encoding ABC transporter ATP-binding protein — protein: MDGEVTGDLIPGAAGAAPAAAPVDPDLVVSLDSVGVRRSGTALLQDLTWRVELDERWVVLGPNGAGKTTLLNLAAGRLHPTTGVAHVLGERIGRTDVNELRTRIGLSTAALAERVPADEQVSDVVVTAAWSVVGRWRESYDRGDEARARALLSQLGIGGLAERRYGTLSEGERKRVQIARALMTDPELLLLDEPAAGLDLGGREDLVARLAELAYDPDAPAMVLVTHHVEEIPPGFTHALLLREGAVVAQGLLAETLTGDNLSKTFGLPLVVERSGDRYTARAA
- a CDS encoding ABC transporter ATP-binding protein codes for the protein MSAVIEIEGLRKTFHSMRNGRRVAVDGFDLLVEAGQVHGFLGPNGSGKTTTLRALLGLVRADSGVMKVFGERSPELLPRVAGRVGAIVESPQFFGNFTGHRTLRLLARAGDVPISRVDEALELVGLRDRGDERVKGYSLGMKQRLAVASALLKDPQLLILDEPANGLDPAGIREMRDLMRTLAAAGVTVLVSSHILGEIQLICDHVTIISRGRRVAAGRVDEVLAGYDRQEFLVRVAEPERAAEVLQAVELTAAVDGDALVVSGVTDPTIVSRALGEQGLWVGELTPLRPDLESVFLELTGAGHTWMPRQVDGSELPADDEDRAMIDLDVRGVDS
- a CDS encoding ABC transporter permease subunit; protein product: MNLVRAELERLAARRFVQLMVVLLALAFAVTAATTLAGSHKPSAEEMASARTQAIAARQGMEAAFQECLAWKDRTVPRDTGDYQPADCSEIDPARQDRLPIASDYLRGVFSFAQQARPLLYFLIAFLAMFGFLVGASYIGADLNSGGVVNLLLWRPRRLTVLAAKLGTLLGVVLALSVVASLVYLATFWVIGQAAGLAGQPDGEFWRSLGAVHGRGLVLVLLTTALGFAIATLGRHTSAALGAVAAYAVVWELGARVVMEIVDARRPDQLMLSSHIGAWLTGEARFWDPQLCYNSTGAFCDGLYTLTWRPALAVLLLLTGALTAAAFAVFRRRDLV